The following nucleotide sequence is from Candidatus Zixiibacteriota bacterium.
ATGGCGCAGTTGTCAATGGCACCGGTCTTTTGGAAATCGCCGCGCATCGCGGATCGGCGGCCGCCAGGACGGGATTGCAACGGGGGGCTGCCGTCATCATCGCGCCGAGGGAAGCTGTGCCATGAATTGTCCGTTCTGCGGACACGATGAAGATCGGGTGGTCGATTCGCGCTCGGTCAGAGAGGGGCGCGGCGTACGCCGCCGCCGTGAATGCCTCGGCTGCAAAGAGCGTTACACCACCTACGAGTACATCGAAAAGGTCGAGTTGATGGTGGTCAAAAACGACGGCCGCCAGGAACCCTACGACCGCGGCAAGTTGATCGAGGGAATCCGCGTCGCCTGCAAGAAACGGCCGATCGGGGCCAAAAAGATCGAAGCAATGGTCGACGAGGTCGAAAAGCGCATCTATGGCCTGTCACGGGGCGAAGTCGCGTCGCAACAGATCGGCGAGCACGTGATGGACCTGCTGCGCGAGACCGACGAAGTGGCCTACGTGCGCTTTGCCTCGGTCTACCGCAAGTTTCAGGACAAGTCACAGTTCTTCGAAGAACTCAAGCAAATGCTCGAATAAACGGCATCCCGCCGATCCATGACTGCCGATCCCGGGGAAATGAGCTTTCTGGCGCACTTGGAAGAATTGCGCTGGCGTCTGATCAAATCGATCGCCAGCGTCCTCATCGTCTCCATTGTCGCATATTTCTTCTCTGACCGACTTCTGGAATGGCTGACCAGCCCGATTTCCGAAGTCTATTTCATGGGTCCGACCGAAGCGTTCTCGGTACGGATCAAGATTTCGCTCTTTGCCGGGCTGATCGTCAGCGTACCCATCATCCTGTACCAGGCTTGGCGGTTCGTTGCTCCGGGCCTGTACGCCCATGAGGTCTGGATTGCCATTCCTCTCGTTTTGAGCGCGACAGTGTTCTTTCTCGGCGGTGCGGCGTTTTGCTACCTCGTGGTTTTGCCCGTGGGTATGAAGTTTTTGATGGGATTCGGCACCGAGAAACTGCGACCGCTGATCGCCGTCGATCGCTATATCAGCTTTGTCACCTGGATGATGCTGGCTTTCGGCGCGGTCTTCGAACTCCCCATCGCCTCGTTTATACTGGGCCGAATTGGTCTGATTTCCAGTTCCGCCCTCCGTCGTGGGCGCCGGTATGCGCTTGTCACGATCCTCGTTGTCGCGGCCTTCATCACCCCGTCCCCGGACGCTTTCTCCCAGTTGATGTTAGCAGGCCCGCTTTATCTGTTATATGAAGTCTCCATATTGATTGTCCGCCTGACCGGTGTGCGCGGCTGAAATCTCCCGCCTGTGGCCTGTCGTGTCCGAGTGCGCCGTATACCCCGCTTGATCCTTTTTGGTTGACACCGGGACAAATCGACATTAAAATCGGATCAAAAGACGCGAGGAGCTTTCGTCGGTCCACCAGCAGGAGCATCAACTCCACAGTCGAGTGCGTTTGTGCCATTCGTATGGGTTATGGACGGGTGTCCTTGTCCTCCAAAGCCATTGAACTGATCCGTCAGCGCACAGCGACGCATCCGCTTTCGGTCGGGATGGGTTGGTCGTGCGTATGGTGTGGTACGACACTATCAGCATGACAGAAAGGTGGTGACAGGCTTGCCAGAAGGGACCGTGAAATGGTTTAACGACTCCAAGGGGTTTGGATTCATCACGCAGGAAGGCGTCGGCAAAGACATCTTTGTTCACTACACCGCCGTCCAGGGCGATGGATTCAAGACGCTCCGCGAGGGTGACCGCGTCAGCTTCGAAATTGTCGAGGGACCCAAGGGCCTGCAGGCGACCAATGTCGTCGCGACCTCACGCGCGGAGAGTTAGCCGGCTGATGTGACGTCCATTATCTGTGAGTCTCCGTTTCTCCGGAGCATCCTCCCGGAAACGAATTCCATAGCGCCTCACCAATAGACGTCTGACAGTCCTCAACACGGTCGGAGGAGAAATCTCCGACACAAAACCTCACGATTTGGCGCGCCCGAAACGGCGCGCCAAATCTCTAACCGACTTAACTCCAACACGTTAAAATCAACGCCCGTGCCGCGCGATTCAACGGTTACTTTAAGTCCTTGCCCGCTGCGATGACGCCCCTGATATACCCCGCGTGATCGTTGCTCGATAATGCGGCCCGGCGACCGATTTTTCGGGTATAGGGGATGGCTTGTCCGAAGACAATGGTGTGCACATGACGGATATCGAGCGATCGGTGGTGATACCATTCGACGGGCGCGATGAATTGTTGTCTGAACCCGTCCCGGTGATTCCCATCCAAAGCGAGGTCCCCTTTCCTTTGGCGGTCGTCTCGCTGAACTTTCGCACCCCGTATGCGCTTCAAGTCCTCGCGCAGATTCGGGAGCGTCCGACCCCGTTTTGGGCCGTCTGGACCACGACCGAATACGACCGGGAGCGATTGAAGAACTTGCTGCCCTCGGTGGGCATTGCCTGCCGGGTGCTGTCCTCACGCGAATTGGGGCCGGGGCGTTGGCGTGTCGACGTTGAAGGGCTCTCACGGGCACGCTTGGTCCGTGTCGAGGATTCGGCAACGGCAGTCACAGCGCTGATCGAAGCGGTCGTCGAGACCGTTGCCGATCCCCAGGTTGCGGCTGAGAAGATTCGAGTCTGCCACGACTTGCTGCTGGCGCTGGTGGAGCAGGGGGGCCAATACCCGATTGAGCTGGTCCGAGTCGCTGAACTGGCCCGTGATCAGGCAGACCGCTACTCGGATTTGTTGGCTGCCTCGGTTCACTTTCCCCAGGATGACAAGTGGCGTCTGGCCCAAATGCCCGACCCGATCGCCCGTCTCGATCTGTTGGCTGAGTTGTTGCGGGTCGAAGTTGCCGGTGCCGACCGCAAGCACGACCTGGATCGGCGCGCCGGGGCGGCGGTCGAAAAGCGGCAGCGTGTGGAGTTCCTCCGCGCCCAATTCGAAGCGGTCCGCAAAGAATTGGAGGTACTGGATGCCGGCGCAACCGAACTCGATCAGTTGGCCGATCAGATCGGACGTGCCGGCTTGCCGGCACCGGTGGCGCGTCGTGTCCGAAGCGAGCTGGAACGTCTGCGCGTCATCTCCACCGCGTCGGCGGAATACTCGGAGATTCGCAACTACATCGACTGGCTGATCAACATTCCCTGGACCGCCACGGCCCACGAGCGGACCGACATCAACGAGGTTCTTCGTGTATTGGACGAGGAAGTCTACGGCCAACGGCGGGCCAAGGAACGCATCTGCGAGTACATCGCCGTGCGACTGCAAACCGGGCAAACGACGCCCAATGTGCTCTGCCTCGTGGGTCCGGCGGGGGTCGGCAAGACCCTTCTGGCGCGCGGGATCGCCCGGGCCCTGCGTCGGCCGCTGATCTCCCTCAATGTTGGCCTGCTCCGATCAGAGGGGGTTCTGAAGGGAAACCGTCGCACCTTCCCCGGCGCAATGCCCGGACGGCTGCTTCGGCAGTTACGGGCGGTCGGGGTAACCAACCCGGCCTGTATTCTCGAAGACATTGACCGACTCGGCTCCGATAACGGCAACACCGACATTGCCGCTGTCCTAATGGAGGGAATGGACCCGGGCGTGAATCACGACTTTTGGGACTACTACCTCGAGTTTCCCTACGATCTGTCGCGCGTGCTCTACATCTGCACCGCCACCGATGCCGAGACAATTCCGGAGATGCTTGCCGAACGCATGGAGATGGTCGAGTTGCCGGGCTACCTGATGGAAGACAAGGCGGAGATCACATTTAAGTATCTCTGGCCGCGCCAGCTCGGTCTGCACGGACTTCCCGAGAGCGAATTCACATTGACGGTCGCCGCTGTCCAAAAGGTCATTCGCGAGTACACGCTGGAAGCCGGACTGAGCGAACTGAAGAAGGCATTGGAAGTGATCTGCCGGCACTTGGCGGCCGAGCGGGCCGGAGGGCAGCGTGGGTTCGTTCGCATCGGCGCCCAGCAGGTGGAAAAGTTGCTCGGTACTCCCGTTTACATCCCCGAAAAGGCCGAGGCGAAGCCGGAGATCGGTGTGGCCATGGGTGTTGCCTGGACTCAGACGGGCGGCGATATCATGCTCATTGAAGCCCTCAAAATGCGCGGCTCCGGCAATGTGATCTCGACCGGCTCCCTGGGGGAGGTCATGCGCGAGTCGATCCAGGCGGCTCACTCCTGGGTCCGGTCGCGGGCCGACTGGCTGGGAATCCGGCACGACGACTTCGGCAACTATGACATCCATGTGCACTTTCCATCGGGTGCCATCCCGAAGGATGGCCCCTCGGCCGGCATCACGATTACGGTCGTTATCGCGTCGGTCATGTCCGAGCGGGCGGTCCGTAATGACTTTGCCATGACCGGCGAGGTGTCATTGCGGGGAAAGGTCCTGCCCGTCGGGGGTATCAAGGAAAAGGTCGCCGCGGCCCATCGTGTCGGGATTCACAGAATGATCGTGCCCCGGCAGAATATCAAGGACCTGCAGGATGTCCCGCGACGCATCTCCAAGGAGATGGAATACGTCCCGGTGGAGACCGTCGATGAAGTCTTCACTCATGTGTTGCTGAACTTCGATCCGGCCAAGGCGAGTCTGGAGAAGCTGCTGCGCATGGAGCTGGTCCGACGGCAGTCGTCCGGGCGCAAGGG
It contains:
- the nrdR gene encoding transcriptional regulator NrdR gives rise to the protein MNCPFCGHDEDRVVDSRSVREGRGVRRRRECLGCKERYTTYEYIEKVELMVVKNDGRQEPYDRGKLIEGIRVACKKRPIGAKKIEAMVDEVEKRIYGLSRGEVASQQIGEHVMDLLRETDEVAYVRFASVYRKFQDKSQFFEELKQMLE
- the tatC gene encoding twin-arginine translocase subunit TatC, coding for MTADPGEMSFLAHLEELRWRLIKSIASVLIVSIVAYFFSDRLLEWLTSPISEVYFMGPTEAFSVRIKISLFAGLIVSVPIILYQAWRFVAPGLYAHEVWIAIPLVLSATVFFLGGAAFCYLVVLPVGMKFLMGFGTEKLRPLIAVDRYISFVTWMMLAFGAVFELPIASFILGRIGLISSSALRRGRRYALVTILVVAAFITPSPDAFSQLMLAGPLYLLYEVSILIVRLTGVRG
- a CDS encoding cold-shock protein codes for the protein MPEGTVKWFNDSKGFGFITQEGVGKDIFVHYTAVQGDGFKTLREGDRVSFEIVEGPKGLQATNVVATSRAES
- the lon gene encoding endopeptidase La gives rise to the protein MSEPVPVIPIQSEVPFPLAVVSLNFRTPYALQVLAQIRERPTPFWAVWTTTEYDRERLKNLLPSVGIACRVLSSRELGPGRWRVDVEGLSRARLVRVEDSATAVTALIEAVVETVADPQVAAEKIRVCHDLLLALVEQGGQYPIELVRVAELARDQADRYSDLLAASVHFPQDDKWRLAQMPDPIARLDLLAELLRVEVAGADRKHDLDRRAGAAVEKRQRVEFLRAQFEAVRKELEVLDAGATELDQLADQIGRAGLPAPVARRVRSELERLRVISTASAEYSEIRNYIDWLINIPWTATAHERTDINEVLRVLDEEVYGQRRAKERICEYIAVRLQTGQTTPNVLCLVGPAGVGKTLLARGIARALRRPLISLNVGLLRSEGVLKGNRRTFPGAMPGRLLRQLRAVGVTNPACILEDIDRLGSDNGNTDIAAVLMEGMDPGVNHDFWDYYLEFPYDLSRVLYICTATDAETIPEMLAERMEMVELPGYLMEDKAEITFKYLWPRQLGLHGLPESEFTLTVAAVQKVIREYTLEAGLSELKKALEVICRHLAAERAGGQRGFVRIGAQQVEKLLGTPVYIPEKAEAKPEIGVAMGVAWTQTGGDIMLIEALKMRGSGNVISTGSLGEVMRESIQAAHSWVRSRADWLGIRHDDFGNYDIHVHFPSGAIPKDGPSAGITITVVIASVMSERAVRNDFAMTGEVSLRGKVLPVGGIKEKVAAAHRVGIHRMIVPRQNIKDLQDVPRRISKEMEYVPVETVDEVFTHVLLNFDPAKASLEKLLRMELVRRQSSGRKGARTKNKSTVKSRGRIKTQVGKRRERR